The window ATGGATGgctggccatggcgagaCGGACGATCAGTCTGCCGGCGGCCTGTGGCGAGGCGAGATGAGGCAATGCAGAGCAGCTCAGGGCCGAGCAAACGCACGAATGGGACGGAAGGGTTCACTCGTGGCGATGCACTCTCCAGAGCTCATTGTGGAGGACAATCGACGGCACAAGATACGATACGGCGCCGGTGCTCGCTGTAGGTCTCACTGCGCCGTTCCACCCCCTGCAAGGCACCGTTCAATCACTCAGAAATGTCCAGCATCCTCGCACAGAGGCCAGATCGCCAGCGGTGGAACCACCGATGCAACGGTGAGAGGCGCCGCAAGTCGGGGTAAGGAAAGGAGCCGAGGGAAAGCTCGCTTCTCGTAGTAGGACTCGGACTGTACGTGCGATGTGAGCGCATACGACGAGTCTATGATATTGCAGATACACGCACCTGTCACAAATGGCCTTCTCTCGTGCATCCGCGCGGGAACATGGGATATGGAGTGCATACATATGTATAAGCAGTGCCACTATTATCAGCAATACTGCATGGACAAGAGTGCAACTGCAATCGAGCGCCAGCTATTCGTCCAAGATCTCGCTGCGCTCAGAGGCGCTGATAGGCTGATATCAATGTCTTGCCCAGGGTGGGAGGCTAAGCAAGGGACCTCTACAAGGGGACCTTTACTCCAGCGGTACGCAGCCCGCTAGCGCGTGTACATCACCTGTCGTCAATTTGGCCGTCTGAGGATCTGAGCCCATGGTTCCTAGTTGGCTCACAATCGCCATTTGCCTCGCCCGACTATTTTCGCCTCGTCAATGCTTAGCTGGGCCCACTGCGGACGTACGCGCGCAGGAAGCGACTGTCTGGGCGGCTCGCAGGCTCCAAAAAGAGGGTGAAAAGAGgtgaagggaaaaaaaggtgcCTGGCTCCCCAGACTAGAATGACAGCGATGGTAGCGTTGCAGCGTGTTTGACATCTCGACTCGGTACCGGTGCTCGGTAGCGAGGTAGGTACAGTTGCAGTTATGGGCGCTGCTACCAAGGCTCTGGACGTTTGCGAGCCGTGATGCTGCAGATAGTCGAAACATGGCCGCCATGCATGAGCAACTGGAGGCACAAGCATTTTGCAGCTTCGACGCGCATTGGTCGCCAAGGCCTGTCTCTGGCTGCCGGACCGGACCCGCTCCATTCCCAAGATGGCCGCCGTTAACAGCTTTTGCACTCTAATTTTATATGGCAGCCAACCCCATCCACTGACAGGCCTCGTCCACGGCCGCATAGGCGCCATGCTCGTCTGGCTCCTCTCCATAGGACCCATCACACCAGACCCCAGCCAGGTCTTATTTACATAGTACTTAGTTCTTGGTGCTACTGCTGCGAGAAACTGTTCGTATCTCCAGTTTCTACTCCTCCTCGCCAACTTGTCCATATACTGCTAAGCAGCTACCTGCCTCACCGCGTGTGAGTGGTGTGTGTCTTGCGCCTAATCCTGGATCAGAATTTGGACCAGGGCCATACCTCTCTACCTGCTCCGTaattcctctctctctctcttttttttttttacctacttctcctcctcctcctcttcttctctttccctcttctGATCTTGGCCGTCTCACCAGGCTTGGGAAGAGtagcagaagaggaaataaACAAGCCTAGGCGGACAAAGAGAAACTCTCATCGCTTGCTGGCTTCCTATCCGGGTGACCACCATTCTGCATCCTGCCAAAACCTCTCCTGCATCCGCCTGCATCATCCGCAACTCCTAATCCTCGAACAGGAGCATCCCTAGGCGGCTCGAACAAGCGCCGAGCTAATCAGATCAGCCCCTCCCCTAACATTCCCCGGCATATCACAGAAACCTTTGTTCCTTTTGCCTACAAGTGCTCTCTTATATGCAAAGCTGTGACGCTGCCCTCTTCCGTTAGGCTGCCtgaccttttcttttccgttTTGCCTTGTCGTAGCCTTCTGGCTAAGCCTTGCATCTTCAAACTCTCTTCGAACGACAAACTTCATAGCTTATTAGCCCATCGCCCATCGACCAATTCGACGCCTATTCTTACCGAGTCCAATACATTCTTGAACATTTGCTTCCCATCTGTCGACGGCCCGAAGGAAACCCGATATTGCTTTGCTGCTGAAGCTTGTGTGTCCGGGAGTGGGCAGTGGCTGGGTTCCATGTGATGGTTGATACCTAAAGAACGCGCAGCTTGCCGCCCAGAGAGCGCTCCTATAGAGTCGGACCTTTGGCCTGGCAATAGGATTGTGACACCGGATCTGGTACTGTCTCACGAACTTAGTGCACTTTGCATTTTTGGGAAAAGACCGTCCTTGCAGACGCAGAGGTGCCAGGCCGACTAGATCGGTCAATATAATTTCGGGCCTGCTACTCCTGGCCATCGTGGAAGATTCGACAGCAAAATCGCAGCCATGTCGTCCGCATCACATAACCATACCGTTTCCAATCGGTCCGGTAAATCATCAACCGCACGAGGCCGTCCATCACAACCAGACGTCTCAAAAATGCCAACAGCAAAGGACCTCAAATACTTCATCCCCTCAGCCGCCACGGCATCCGTTTTCCTCTACGCCCAGGGACCGTCAATAGTGTGCTGCCACCATGATACTCTCACCATCGACCGAAGATTCTCTCGTCATGTGGACGACATCCAACTGATTGCAGTGGACAACCAGAGTGAAATCGGTGCCGGCCGCTTTGTCGTGAGCTATGACGCTGGACAGACGGCTATTGTGTGGGACTTGATGACTGGCGATGAGATTTCTCGCTTTGTTTCCTACGAGACGCTCACAGTTGCCGCATGGATGCGTAATGGAAACGTAGCATTTGGTAAGAGACAGCTCACGGATACTGCACAGCTAGAAGACATGAACTAATACATTGGCTATATAGGCAACACCCAAGGAAATATTATTCTCTTTGAGCCAACCACGTCCGAGCACATCTCAGCTAGGACGATAGATCAGATTGCAGTGACGGCATTGGCTCCGTCGTCTGACTGCCGGACCTTTGCCATTGGGTAAGTGATATATGGAATAAAATACCAACATCTAAAATGCATTATTTACTGAGTCGACATCTAGCTATCAAAATGGATCGCTTTTAATCGCGACATTGCAGCCTCGCTTTACCATCTTACACAACTTGACAACTTCGAGAGGACCATCGCCCATTGTCACGCTTGCCTGGCACGCATCATCCTCAAAGCAAAAGTCGGACATGCTGGCTGTCCAGATGCACGACGGCGACCTGCGGGTCTGGAGTGTGGCCAAGTCGTACAACGCAGAAGAGCCCAAGGTAGTCAGGGCGCTCCGGAGAAATGAGAACTACCAGGCCGGCCCCAATTGGATGGGATGGTCCAAGAACGGCCGCGTTATCCAATACTCAGACTCGTATGTGTTGCCCTTCTCTTAACCTGCCACAGCCTAAGCGCGCGGCCTCTTGCTTTTGGTGGTCGCTCTTGTGCTGACTTATTCATCAGGGAGACGTTTTCGTGGGACGTAAGAACAAGGCATGTTACTAGGGACTCTATCCCAACCCTAGAGCATGTTAAAGGCATAGCTCTTTATGGGCCCGGAGCGAGCCTCTTTACTCTCGGGCCGAATAACACTGTACAGCAATTCGATCTCAACTCTCCAGCTATCATGGTAGCCAACGTGCAGCACCCTGCGGGTGTCCTTCCGCCATCTCCCCCAACTTCCGAAGAGACAGGAGGTAGGTCAGTACACTCTGCCACGACAATTCATACGTCAGAGTCCGAGTCAAGCTCAATTCCCCTCGAGATGAGCGTCTCCGAAAGCGACGACGATCATCTATCTCCTTTCCAGCGCCTAGTAAGGCACAATGTCCCCGAAGTACCCAATAACGAAGTTTATGATGCAGGCAGTCCAGCCTCTAGCCGGAGCGGCATGTCATCCTTGTCCAAGTCTTCGGCAGGTTCACGCACGCCTGGCAGGCCATCAGGATCGCTAAGGTCGCGAGGCATGACAGAGGGAACATATATCTCTGCCGGGTCTTCCTTGAAAACTTCCACGGCGGGGCGGCAGGGGCAGGAGCTAGACAACTATTCGATGGGATACTCGCTTCCTACCACAAGTGCTCCGTCGTTGGCCTCATCCAAGTCTAAACTTAGGCCCTCTCGTTTAAGGCATGAGGTGCCGAGGAGCCCTGCTGATGAGACTAAAGTGCAAGACCTGTTCAAGTACACTCGCTCGCGTTTGAGCGACCTTCCGTATAAACATCCGATACCGTCAAATTACCCTCACCTCACCAATGACGATTTACGTCGACAGATGCTCAACACCATCTTCGGATGGAACAAAGAAGTGGACGACCTTATTCGCGATGAGATGAGCCGCCATCCTTCCGGATCGGCAAACCGTATTCTACTTGCTAAGTGGTTGGGTGATTTCGACTCGGGCATTGTGGCTGCTAGCTCTCAAAACATGACTTCATCAGACTGGATGCTGTTGGCACTGAGTTCCATTGGTGGCCACGCATCCCAGCACAAGCTCGGTCGCGTCTATGTCCAGCGTCTCCTGGAGAATGGCGATATCCACGTTGCGGTGACGATTATGCTTGGCATGGGAGACTTTAATGATGCCATTGAAGTCTATATCTCGCACAAGATGTATATGGAGGCTCTCATTCTCACTTGCGTAGCTTTCCCTAGCGTCTGGGAGCGCCAAGTTGCCATTGTCAAGAAATGGGGCGAATGGGCGGTTAAGCATGGTCAGCAACAGTTGGCAATTCGCTGCTTTGCATGTACCGACCAGGAATCTTCAGAGCCTTGGACCTCGCCGTCAGCTGCGCAACTCAGCTTCCAAAACGTCACACCGAGTATCCCTGAGGTGCTGAGCCCTCCATTATCACCCCCAGGAATCCAGATGGGGCCTCAGCGCAGTGTCGCCAAAGCATCAGCGCTGAAGCTGGTTACGTCGTTTGGAGATCAGAACCAAAAGGCCAAGTTCTACTCGCAGGCTGATGGAGGCCAGACGCCGATTGCTGCTGGAGTAACGCCGATTGCTGAGTCGGCTATATCTCCAAGTGGTGCTTATGACCCTGCGACTGCGCTTCTGCGGCCGTCGAACAATAGCCGGTTCAATACGCCAACGTCAGCTCGCGCTGGAGGCCAAATGTTCAATCGTGGGCGCTTGCCCTCAATTGGAGAGTCTGCTTTTGACAGGAATAGTCTGAAAAATATCGGAGCTGTCATCCAGCCCGTTGACGCACCCCAGGAGCATCGAGCAAGCCACTCTCGCAAGTCGTCTGCGACTCAAGACAACAACATGACGACAGGACTAGCGATGCAGCGCGCTGCTACAGCTAGtccaatgatgatgagggaAAAATTCCCGCCTTTCGTTCAGGGATATGCTGGTGAATATACGAATGAGCGCCCTCCGTCTCCTGACAATACAATCATGAGTAGACTACAAGAAGTCCACGCAGCACAGCGAAACGGCTCCCGGGACCGGATTCCCGCGCATTTACATCTGCAACTGCAGCCTATGACACAGCTGGACACGATGTCTCCTGAACAATCAAACGCTTCATCCAACCGCTACCACTGGCCGACCCGTCGTCGTGGCACTGGTCCCAGCACAGCCCCTCTTGCAGGGTCTGTGGCAGGTTCCATCACATCCAACTCAAGCGCCGGCCGTAGTCACCGATCAAACCCTCGCCACAAGGATGATTACATCCACAGCCTGGAAGCGGCACAGTATTATTCCAGAGGGGCTGGAAGCAGAAATGGGAGCAAGGACCGCAAAAGGGACCCGTCCACTGGCCGTCACGCCAGCCGAGAGCGACGAGCTAAATCGCGTGACCCATCTGAAGATCGTGGTAGAGCCTCGGCCAGATCTTGGACCAAACCAAAACGATCTCCTACATCTCCTGTCCCAATGTCCCCGGAAGACTTGGCTATCCTCAGCAATCGTAATTTCGAGAATACGGTTGAGCCCTTGACAATTCGAAAAGCGAGCGTGGCAAAGAGCGGAAAGGGAAGCGGACGTACGCCCAGTCATGGACGTAGCCCCGATAGCAGGCGCTTGCCACCATTGGATACACGTGAACGTGTCTCCCATGGGCGAAGCAGATCGGCACCGCGGTCACCAACGTCGCCAGTGCCACTGTCAGCAACGGCCTTGCATTATCAGGGAtcggaagacgaagaagactttAGGAGGGCTATGCAAGCTCAGGAAGAATTCAGAGCCAAGCACAGTCGGAGCGTTGGCCATCCTGGTAGTTCTCCCGCCTTGAGTCGACGTGAAAACACAGAAAGCCGCCGAAGAGAGGCGGCCAGTGACGCTCGCGACCCAGCCCCGATGTTGTCTCATATCCGTGCTGCATCTACAGAGCACGCTGGCGATTTGCGAAAGATGAAGGATGAAAGACAGCGGAAGAAAGAACAAGCCGCACGCGAGCTCGAGGAACGACGGAAATCTCTTGCAAAGCGGCAGCTGGGCCCTCAAATCCCCCACCCTAGCGAGATAGTATCACCTAGgaagcctcctcctctggtGGAGGCCGATGATGAGGCGTTGTCTGAGGATCTCCCTCCTCGCTCTGCAACGGAACCTCCGAGGAGCATGTATGCTCGAAATGGGCCACAAATTGGTCTGCCTGCCACACCAAAGGCAATGAGACTCATTCTCCAGACAGATGAGGACGAGAATGATGAGCTGCCGCCACCCCCAGTTCCTACAACGTTCTCCCAGAAATACTCCCCACAAAATTCGCCTAAATACTCTCCGCAATACGCCTTGGAAAAGAACAAGGCGGTgcaaaaggaagaggaggaagaacagcaacagcaacagcagccactGACATTGTTGCCATCGACAGTTTATCAGCTGCCCTCAACGGTTTACCAACCACCAACTCGACCTATGATTCCGCGAAGCATGTCTGCGCCAATCCCCGAGGAACCATCGCAACAACCCCGCTTTATGAGAAAGGGGAGTGCCAATGAAGGCAGGGGCCTCGATGACATTGTTGAGACGGAATGGCGCCGACAGAGGAGCGATCTGGtgcctccaccaccaccaccacctccttcGGCGCCTCTTACCTTTCTGAaagagctgcagcatctggcagttcctcctcctcccccaccaccaccgttgCCACATGTACGACGACAGCCTCCCGTTGCTGGGACGGTGGCCTCGGGTATGATTGAGATTGTcatggatgacgatgagacGGAGGAGCCTATGGCAGCTGCTCCCAACGATGGCATGGTGCCAGTGATTCCTCCTCCCGAACCACCTGTCAAGGGACACAGCCGAGGTCGCAGTCTTGGAGAAGGCAGTCTCTCTGGTCGCATGAGCAAAGCTACCGAACGTCTCCGCTCgggcagccgcagccgcaaagATGGAGCTATTAGCATCATCAGGTCACCACTTGAGGCCTTTGGCGATGCGACAGCCGGCATGGGCCATCTTCGGTCTCCCGTGGCGGGCGTGCCACCTCCTGTCTTGTATGATCGAGATATCGTTCGATCGCCGGTTGAGGGGCATGGTAGGAAGCTGTCGACCGGGATGTTTTAATGAACGGGTCGCATCATGGCGGAACGACGCCCTTTTCGCCACGCAGCGACTTTTCAATCTTTG is drawn from Trichoderma asperellum chromosome 4, complete sequence and contains these coding sequences:
- a CDS encoding uncharacterized protein (EggNog:ENOG41), which produces MSSASHNHTVSNRSGKSSTARGRPSQPDVSKMPTAKDLKYFIPSAATASVFLYAQGPSIVCCHHDTLTIDRRFSRHVDDIQLIAVDNQSEIGAGRFVVSYDAGQTAIVWDLMTGDEISRFVSYETLTVAAWMRNGNVAFGNTQGNIILFEPTTSEHISARTIDQIAVTALAPSSDCRTFAIGYQNGSLLIATLQPRFTILHNLTTSRGPSPIVTLAWHASSSKQKSDMLAVQMHDGDLRVWSVAKSYNAEEPKVVRALRRNENYQAGPNWMGWSKNGRVIQYSDSETFSWDVRTRHVTRDSIPTLEHVKGIALYGPGASLFTLGPNNTVQQFDLNSPAIMVANVQHPAGVLPPSPPTSEETGGRSVHSATTIHTSESESSSIPLEMSVSESDDDHLSPFQRLVRHNVPEVPNNEVYDAGSPASSRSGMSSLSKSSAGSRTPGRPSGSLRSRGMTEGTYISAGSSLKTSTAGRQGQELDNYSMGYSLPTTSAPSLASSKSKLRPSRLRHEVPRSPADETKVQDLFKYTRSRLSDLPYKHPIPSNYPHLTNDDLRRQMLNTIFGWNKEVDDLIRDEMSRHPSGSANRILLAKWLGDFDSGIVAASSQNMTSSDWMLLALSSIGGHASQHKLGRVYVQRLLENGDIHVAVTIMLGMGDFNDAIEVYISHKMYMEALILTCVAFPSVWERQVAIVKKWGEWAVKHGQQQLAIRCFACTDQESSEPWTSPSAAQLSFQNVTPSIPEVLSPPLSPPGIQMGPQRSVAKASALKLVTSFGDQNQKAKFYSQADGGQTPIAAGVTPIAESAISPSGAYDPATALLRPSNNSRFNTPTSARAGGQMFNRGRLPSIGESAFDRNSLKNIGAVIQPVDAPQEHRASHSRKSSATQDNNMTTGLAMQRAATASPMMMREKFPPFVQGYAGEYTNERPPSPDNTIMSRLQEVHAAQRNGSRDRIPAHLHLQLQPMTQLDTMSPEQSNASSNRYHWPTRRRGTGPSTAPLAGSVAGSITSNSSAGRSHRSNPRHKDDYIHSLEAAQYYSRGAGSRNGSKDRKRDPSTGRHASRERRAKSRDPSEDRGRASARSWTKPKRSPTSPVPMSPEDLAILSNRNFENTVEPLTIRKASVAKSGKGSGRTPSHGRSPDSRRLPPLDTRERVSHGRSRSAPRSPTSPVPLSATALHYQGSEDEEDFRRAMQAQEEFRAKHSRSVGHPGSSPALSRRENTESRRREAASDARDPAPMLSHIRAASTEHAGDLRKMKDERQRKKEQAARELEERRKSLAKRQLGPQIPHPSEIVSPRKPPPLVEADDEALSEDLPPRSATEPPRSMYARNGPQIGLPATPKAMRLILQTDEDENDELPPPPVPTTFSQKYSPQNSPKYSPQYALEKNKAVQKEEEEEQQQQQQPLTLLPSTVYQLPSTVYQPPTRPMIPRSMSAPIPEEPSQQPRFMRKGSANEGRGLDDIVETEWRRQRSDLVPPPPPPPPSAPLTFLKELQHLAVPPPPPPPPLPHVRRQPPVAGTVASGMIEIVMDDDETEEPMAAAPNDGMVPVIPPPEPPVKGHSRGRSLGEGSLSGRMSKATERLRSGSRSRKDGAISIIRSPLEAFGDATAGMGHLRSPVAGVPPPVLYDRDIVRSPVEGHGRKLSTGMF